The proteins below come from a single Chiloscyllium punctatum isolate Juve2018m chromosome 22, sChiPun1.3, whole genome shotgun sequence genomic window:
- the LOC140493872 gene encoding endogenous retrovirus group 3 member 1 Env polyprotein-like, which yields MRARGQAVGGKTEKTAIMNSTWTVLVGILINLLLYVGESEGRCDKCRPTVRLGIRIYSGSFVSHSYVDDRCYDVSARHECWEDGRPYYQVYNKGYGGKVRGCPKNDHWVCVNKAGQWGLPSMLLKEHVDRVRETRVQNTVRKLEKEQDRQRTVVVSKVPSIYKEVEEEIKLPDVTQNLFIDLTSRIATVLNISNCWVCGGPHMTEQWPWSGHSLDIWELHQYNWTHVNERKGQRWRLTNSPEGQLCVEGKGKIEVGISPCQSVLNATTQVWWPKDITWYIAKQGNRNCVRLGDDSRFWNCSGSGPYEGIPGVKEVWNKVAKQGGPAPDGLFWICGNRAYSKLPMGWAGVCFLGLIRPAFFLLPREEGDDLGIKLFDSLRRSPRDIQVGDWGDEWPPARIIEYYGPATWAQDGSWGYRTPIYMLNRIIRLQAVVEVITNRTALALELLAKQQDQMRAAIYQNRLALDYLLASEGGVCGKFNLTNCCLEIDDNARNRVRCERHNKLKGKRCTKMWHSDNERNEQKVKNQIAGTMKRNVLEISNQHNEEKRLFMSNVQLFES from the exons atgcgagcaaggggacaagccgttggtggtaaaactgaaaagacagcaataatgaactctacttggactgtattggtggggatattgatcaatttactcctgtatgtgggggagagtgaggggagatgtgacaaatgtcgacCTACAGTAAGACTTGGGATTCGAATCTACTCGGGATCATTTGTGTCCCATTCCTATGTGGACGATAggtgttacgatgtgagtgcacGCCATGAATGTTGGGAGGATGGGAGACCCTATTATCAGGTatataataaaggatacggtggcaaaGTCCGTGGATGCCCTAAAAATGACCACTGGGTGTGTGTTAACAAAGCTGGGCAGTGGGGCCTACCCTCCATGTTGCTCAAGGAACATGTGGACagagtcagggagaccagagtacAGAATACTGTACGGAAGTTAGAGAAAGAGCAGGACCGTCAAAGGACGGTCGTTGTCTCCAAGGTGCCGTCTATATACAAGGAGGTAGAAGAGGAGATCAAACTTCCCGATGTAACACagaacctgtttattgatcttaCGTCTAGGATAGCCACCGTGTTAAAtattagcaattgctgggtttgtggggggccgcatatgaCTGAACAATGGCCGTGGTCTGGTCATAGCTTAGATATATGGGAGTTACATCAGTATAATTGGACACATGTCAACGAAAGAAAAGGACAGAGGTGGAGACTGACTAACAGCCCGGAAGGCCAGTTGTGTGTTGAAGGGAAAGGGAAGATTGAGGTGGGTATCAGCCCCTGTCAGAGTGTGTTGAATGCAACCACACAAGTCTGGTGGCCTAAGGATATCACATGGTACATTGCAAAACAGGGGAACCGCAATTGTGTGAGGCTGGGTGATGACTCTCGGTTTTGGAATTGTAGCGGCTCCGGCCCTTATGAGGGCATTCCTGGGGTAAAAGAGGTGTGGAATAAAGTTGCGAAACAGGGggggcctgctccagatggcctattttggatatgcggtaatcgggcatactccaaactgcccatgggatgggctggggtatgcttcctgggtctaatacgacctgcgttcttcctattaccccgggaggaaggcgatgatttggggattaaactctttgactccctccgtaggtcaccaagggatatccaagtcggtgattggggggatgagtggccaccggcccggattattgaatactacgggccagctacatgggcacaggacggatcatggggataccgtactcctatctatatgttaaatcgaattatcaggctccaagcagtcgtagaggttattactaaccggactgccctggccctggagttgctggctaagcagcaggatcagatgagggctgctatatatcaaaaccgacttgccttggattatctgttggcctcggaggggggtgtgtgcgggaagtttaacctgactaactgctgtctagaaattgacgacaatg CAAGAAATCGTGTACGATGTGAAAGACACAATAAACTAAAAGGAAAAAGGTGCACAAAAATGTGGCATTCTGACAATGAGAGAAACGAGCAAAAGGTCAAAAACCAGATTGCAGGAACCATGAAAAGAAATGTATTGGAGATATCAAATCAGCACAATGAAGAAAAGAGGTTGTTCATGAGTAATGTGCAGCTCTTTGAAAGCTGA